A stretch of Campylobacter gracilis DNA encodes these proteins:
- a CDS encoding TonB-dependent receptor, protein MKFKISLAACMCLLCSSLAAAQSGGNSAPEKSQNMGVIEVNSVGDNISESGIDEGFLSKNVQQGMLAGKRALDLPYQINTISKEIMNHQGVTGYEEAVKYFPSAQIQMRGGATVGRPQTRGFEGSVVGNSFWDGFYTISTTAIPMAMFESFQVQNGVAGSLYGAQNPVGIFSYTRKRPVKDQYIIWSDYMSRSNLGLGLDLSDKFEKFGYRTVFYGSNGDRQPKGSNLQRRLASVTMEFYPTGDLTFETAASYYEHNTKGFAGQFALGVRDGKIVDGMELPKAVDSSKRGLGQSFGGMHLKTTTASAKFKFTPTDKWYLEGGFQFQRADRDTHGVVNYILPSTHPQYTKPGDYKTRHSGGATAAYRFDLPSGYLKANTQFNTGDIEHDFSVQTNGYHWTQDRYKNASTNYTSPTIGNIYDPKILNYTGARRGSGLYHYAVLDMYNVSVLDDITINDKFDVMLSASKAWMRQESYNARQQRLVKAYSDSGYSWASSLIFHPIEDASIYYTYADSLQQGSTYVYNSGPHNGEVSSTSPYRSKQHEIGAKIRVADMIDFSVAYFDIRRPIAYLNSSTGIYGINGEQRNRGFEFMSGGRITQNLSVLGGFTYIDPKMHNVSIAGANRKVANGIPKLNANLMLDYVIPGTDKLAISTNFHYTSKMYLDDLNTQHTPSFFVTDLGIRYTSERLLGDKTTLRFNVNNVFNKKYWAGMYPASADGAGGLNVTSVLGSANGVTLGESRSFMLSAEIKF, encoded by the coding sequence ATGAAATTTAAAATTTCATTAGCGGCATGTATGTGTCTGCTATGCAGCAGTTTAGCTGCAGCGCAAAGTGGCGGTAATTCTGCGCCTGAAAAGTCGCAGAATATGGGCGTAATCGAGGTAAATTCCGTCGGCGATAATATCAGCGAGAGCGGCATCGACGAGGGCTTTTTGAGCAAAAATGTGCAGCAAGGCATGCTTGCTGGCAAGCGCGCTTTGGATCTTCCGTATCAGATCAACACGATCAGCAAGGAGATCATGAACCACCAAGGCGTCACCGGCTACGAGGAGGCGGTCAAATACTTCCCGTCCGCGCAGATTCAGATGCGCGGCGGCGCTACGGTCGGACGCCCGCAGACGCGCGGCTTTGAAGGTAGCGTCGTAGGCAATAGTTTCTGGGACGGCTTTTATACGATTTCGACGACGGCGATTCCGATGGCGATGTTTGAGAGTTTTCAGGTACAAAACGGCGTCGCAGGCTCGCTCTACGGCGCGCAAAATCCAGTGGGCATTTTCAGCTACACGCGCAAGCGCCCGGTAAAAGATCAATACATCATCTGGAGTGATTATATGTCGCGAAGCAATCTGGGGCTTGGTCTTGATCTATCCGATAAATTTGAAAAATTCGGCTACCGCACGGTGTTTTACGGATCAAACGGCGACAGACAACCGAAGGGCTCAAATTTGCAGCGCCGCCTAGCCAGCGTCACGATGGAATTTTATCCGACGGGCGATCTTACTTTTGAAACCGCGGCTAGCTATTATGAGCACAATACCAAGGGCTTTGCGGGGCAGTTTGCTCTTGGCGTGCGAGACGGCAAGATCGTAGACGGCATGGAGCTTCCAAAGGCGGTGGATTCTTCAAAACGCGGTCTTGGTCAGAGCTTTGGAGGTATGCATCTAAAAACCACTACCGCAAGCGCAAAATTTAAATTTACGCCTACCGATAAATGGTATTTAGAGGGCGGCTTTCAGTTTCAGCGCGCCGATCGTGATACTCATGGAGTTGTAAATTATATCTTGCCTAGCACACATCCGCAATATACAAAGCCGGGCGATTATAAAACCAGACACAGCGGCGGTGCTACGGCGGCATATAGATTCGATCTGCCAAGCGGCTATCTCAAGGCTAATACGCAGTTTAACACGGGCGATATCGAGCACGATTTCAGCGTGCAGACTAACGGCTATCACTGGACGCAGGATAGATATAAAAACGCGAGCACAAACTACACCTCGCCTACCATAGGCAATATCTACGATCCTAAAATTCTAAATTACACCGGCGCTAGGCGCGGAAGTGGGCTGTATCACTATGCGGTTTTGGATATGTATAACGTCTCGGTGTTAGACGATATCACGATAAACGATAAATTTGACGTGATGCTAAGCGCATCTAAGGCGTGGATGAGGCAGGAATCCTACAATGCCCGCCAGCAAAGACTTGTTAAAGCCTATAGCGATTCGGGCTATAGTTGGGCGAGCAGCTTGATCTTCCATCCGATAGAGGATGCTAGCATCTACTACACCTATGCAGATAGCTTGCAGCAGGGCTCTACCTATGTTTATAATAGCGGTCCGCATAACGGTGAGGTTTCCTCTACGTCGCCGTATCGCTCCAAGCAGCACGAGATCGGCGCTAAGATTCGCGTAGCCGATATGATTGATTTTAGCGTGGCGTATTTTGATATACGTCGTCCGATTGCTTACTTGAATAGTTCTACGGGGATCTACGGCATAAATGGCGAGCAGCGCAACCGCGGATTTGAGTTTATGAGCGGCGGACGAATTACGCAAAATTTAAGCGTGCTGGGCGGCTTTACCTACATCGATCCTAAGATGCATAACGTAAGCATCGCGGGCGCTAATCGCAAGGTCGCAAACGGCATCCCTAAACTAAACGCAAATTTAATGCTTGATTACGTGATCCCGGGCACCGATAAGCTTGCGATCAGTACGAATTTCCACTACACTAGCAAGATGTATCTGGATGATCTAAACACTCAGCACACTCCTAGCTTTTTCGTTACCGATCTTGGTATCAGATATACGAGCGAGCGTCTTTTGGGCGATAAGACTACGCTGCGCTTCAACGTAAATAACGTATTTAACAAAAAATACTGGGCGGGAATGTATCCTGCGAGCGCCGACGGTGCGGGCGGTCTTAACGTAACTAGCGTGCTAGGCTCGGCAAACGGCGTGACGCTCGGCGAGAGCAGAAGCTTCATGCTCTCTGCGGAGATAAAATTTTAA
- a CDS encoding TrkA C-terminal domain-containing protein has protein sequence MKQVLIIASGKFARHFLSKVCKIKDVIRSYRVIAKNMDAVPSELENESNFSVEIFDPTSIERLRVVLAEEEFDRCIVIMEDEFDTKVTLENLKTLASDLELYVADFWGLLRENKNEAHVKIVNTLALNSSRFIGFLPDSPVFADNIGLGRGEIMEVKVPVGSSFAYKKISTLSNAKYQIPMIYRHNNYIVTTPGSRIYPNDTILVVGEPSALRVVFAEVKKQSGQFPSPFGLNIFALIDMKKMSDDEIARTVRALEFLDLHIRNHKIYLRILNPLLNDAFSELKALCERDKFEILINYSGELNLKRDVSENKAGLVVCSSGVFEAKKAALKALEIPVLSLGEGELKDVRKSVVLSAGERLREESSIVFDISSQLGLDVYLYIFGESERGEFAQSYVSLSKLFKQSLFVISCERQNPILALGSERDLLQFVPFNDRILARKLTSIFNQDLDQMYFKLGKNHQIFVPSDYGYEK, from the coding sequence ATGAAACAAGTTTTAATCATCGCAAGCGGAAAGTTTGCGCGCCATTTTTTATCCAAAGTTTGTAAAATTAAAGATGTCATCAGATCATATCGCGTCATAGCTAAAAATATGGATGCCGTGCCCTCAGAGCTTGAAAACGAGTCAAATTTTTCGGTCGAAATTTTTGATCCTACTAGCATTGAGCGGTTGCGCGTGGTGCTAGCAGAAGAGGAATTTGACCGCTGCATAGTGATAATGGAGGATGAATTTGACACTAAAGTAACACTTGAAAATTTAAAGACGCTCGCTTCGGATTTAGAGCTTTATGTGGCTGATTTTTGGGGACTTTTGCGCGAAAATAAAAATGAAGCTCACGTAAAAATCGTAAATACCCTTGCGCTAAATTCCTCGCGCTTCATCGGTTTTTTACCCGATAGCCCCGTTTTTGCTGATAATATCGGGCTTGGACGCGGAGAGATAATGGAGGTAAAAGTGCCCGTAGGAAGCTCGTTTGCGTATAAAAAAATCAGCACGCTTTCTAATGCCAAATATCAAATTCCGATGATCTACCGCCACAATAATTACATCGTAACGACACCCGGCTCGCGGATATATCCGAATGATACGATCTTGGTCGTTGGTGAGCCGAGCGCGCTGCGAGTGGTGTTTGCTGAAGTAAAAAAGCAAAGCGGGCAATTTCCATCGCCGTTTGGGCTAAATATTTTCGCGCTAATCGATATGAAAAAAATGAGCGACGACGAGATAGCTAGGACGGTTAGGGCGCTTGAGTTTTTGGATTTACATATTAGAAATCATAAAATTTATCTGCGAATTTTAAATCCTCTGCTAAACGACGCTTTTAGCGAGCTTAAAGCGCTGTGTGAGCGGGATAAATTTGAAATTCTCATCAATTACTCGGGCGAATTAAATTTAAAGCGCGATGTGAGCGAAAATAAAGCGGGCTTGGTAGTTTGCTCAAGCGGAGTTTTCGAAGCGAAAAAAGCAGCACTTAAAGCGCTTGAAATTCCCGTGCTAAGCCTTGGAGAGGGCGAGCTAAAAGATGTGCGTAAAAGTGTCGTACTAAGTGCCGGCGAGCGGCTTCGTGAGGAATCAAGTATCGTCTTTGACATAAGCTCGCAGCTAGGGCTAGACGTGTATTTGTATATTTTCGGCGAGAGCGAAAGGGGCGAGTTTGCGCAAAGCTACGTAAGCTTATCGAAGCTTTTTAAGCAGAGTTTATTCGTGATTTCTTGCGAGCGGCAAAACCCGATTTTAGCGCTAGGCAGCGAGCGAGATCTGTTGCAGTTCGTGCCATTTAATGATAGAATTTTGGCGCGCAAGCTCACATCGATTTTCAATCAGGATTTGGATCAGATGTATTTTAAGCTAGGCAAAAATCATCAAATTTTCGTTCCGAGCGATTACGGGTATGAAAAGTAA
- the aroB gene encoding 3-dehydroquinate synthase, producing the protein MKIDLNLGKKYSVFIDELQEIKLKGKVAIITNPKVGGLWLDFLLQRLDCEQKFIITIPDGEEYKNTASVEQILEQLFSSKLDRKSTLIALGGGVISDITGFCASIYERGIDFINIPTTLLAQVDASVGGKTGVNNRFGKNLIGSFYQPRVVYCESKFLSTLPAREFAAGVAEAVKMAVCFDGELFKFFETHDLKSADEISHIIARCVEIKASVVERDERESGVRAVLNYGHTFAHAIEKITNYKKFLHGEAVAIGMVMANTLARRLGKLSGEQEERIRKVLQKFALPIKFHVEDAAEFYELFFLDKKSENGKIKFILPDGIGKFYASKEIAKDEVIAALKEFE; encoded by the coding sequence ATGAAAATCGATCTTAATTTAGGCAAAAAATACAGCGTTTTTATCGACGAATTGCAAGAGATTAAACTCAAAGGCAAGGTAGCGATCATCACAAACCCCAAAGTAGGGGGGCTGTGGCTTGATTTCTTACTGCAGCGGCTAGATTGCGAGCAAAAATTTATCATCACGATCCCAGACGGCGAAGAGTATAAAAATACCGCGAGCGTGGAGCAAATTTTAGAGCAGCTTTTCAGCTCCAAGCTTGATCGCAAAAGCACGCTCATTGCTCTTGGCGGCGGCGTCATCAGCGATATAACGGGCTTTTGCGCGAGCATTTATGAGCGCGGCATCGATTTTATCAATATACCTACGACCTTGCTAGCGCAAGTGGATGCAAGCGTCGGCGGCAAGACGGGCGTGAATAATCGCTTCGGCAAAAATTTAATCGGCTCCTTTTATCAGCCGCGCGTGGTTTATTGCGAGAGTAAATTTTTATCGACGCTTCCTGCGCGAGAGTTTGCCGCAGGCGTCGCAGAGGCGGTAAAGATGGCTGTATGCTTTGATGGCGAGCTGTTTAAATTTTTCGAGACGCACGATCTAAAAAGCGCCGATGAAATTTCGCATATAATCGCTCGCTGTGTGGAGATTAAAGCAAGCGTCGTAGAGCGTGACGAGCGCGAAAGCGGCGTGCGCGCAGTGCTAAACTACGGACACACCTTTGCTCACGCTATTGAAAAAATTACTAATTATAAAAAATTTTTGCACGGCGAGGCTGTGGCGATCGGCATGGTGATGGCAAATACGCTAGCGCGTCGCCTCGGCAAACTAAGCGGCGAACAGGAGGAGCGAATCCGCAAAGTGCTTCAAAAATTCGCACTTCCGATAAAATTTCACGTAGAGGATGCAGCGGAATTTTACGAGCTGTTTTTTCTCGATAAAAAGAGCGAAAACGGCAAGATAAAATTTATCCTGCCTGACGGCATCGGTAAATTCTACGCTTCCAAAGAGATCGCAAAAGATGAAGTAATCGCAGCGCTGAAAGAGTTTGAATGA